Proteins encoded in a region of the Marinococcus sp. PL1-022 genome:
- a CDS encoding glycoside hydrolase family 32 protein — protein MNHQQQINKAVNGIAAIQKNNKKEYWRPAYHITAPVSWMNDPNGFSMFKDEYHLFYQYHPYSTEWDNMHWGHVKSPDLVHWEHLPPALAPSEIYDRDGCFSGSAVEADGELVLMYTGNVWTGPDPGEDLKQVQCLATSTDGVQFEKHGQNPVIPEAPGGGTHPNHFRDPKVWRENDYYYAVLGSRTAENVGQALLYRSENLLEWEFMNILAAGRGNMGYMWECPDLFRLDGFDVLVMSPQGVLPEGNKYHNLHQAVFAVGDLDLEKGTFDFDVFHQLDHGFDFYAPQTTLDGFGRRIVIGWFAMWESDMPEKEELWAGAMSLPRVLSCEEGLWKCRPLPEMAGLRGEEVERRGIIIENERQIEGVEGNSLELQVVIDPRQAEQCGLDLLANESTGEKTKLVYNTREQQITLDREKSGRGPGGTRTTDVVLENGLLYLHIFVDHSTIEVFMQDGEKVMSARVYPAEASTGVRFFSDRAMELVEIRKWKLSESISTAALDMQLLLKNE, from the coding sequence ATGAATCATCAGCAGCAAATAAACAAGGCAGTGAATGGTATTGCTGCAATACAAAAAAATAATAAAAAGGAATACTGGCGTCCTGCATATCACATTACAGCACCAGTATCATGGATGAACGATCCCAACGGCTTCAGCATGTTCAAGGACGAATATCATTTGTTTTATCAGTATCACCCTTACTCAACGGAATGGGATAACATGCACTGGGGGCATGTCAAAAGCCCGGACCTTGTGCACTGGGAGCATCTGCCGCCAGCGCTGGCGCCAAGCGAAATCTATGATAGGGATGGATGCTTTTCCGGAAGTGCCGTGGAGGCGGACGGGGAGCTGGTCTTAATGTATACAGGTAATGTGTGGACGGGCCCGGATCCGGGTGAAGACTTAAAGCAGGTTCAGTGCCTGGCCACAAGTACAGACGGGGTCCAGTTTGAAAAACATGGGCAAAATCCTGTTATACCAGAAGCACCTGGAGGAGGAACGCATCCGAATCATTTTCGCGATCCAAAAGTATGGAGAGAAAATGATTATTATTATGCAGTCCTTGGCTCCCGGACAGCAGAAAACGTTGGGCAGGCACTTCTCTACCGGTCGGAAAACCTTCTGGAGTGGGAATTTATGAACATACTGGCAGCAGGTCGCGGGAATATGGGCTACATGTGGGAGTGCCCGGATCTTTTCCGGCTCGACGGCTTTGATGTGCTGGTCATGTCCCCACAGGGCGTGCTTCCGGAAGGAAATAAGTACCATAATTTGCACCAGGCTGTGTTTGCCGTAGGCGACCTGGACCTCGAAAAGGGAACATTTGATTTTGATGTGTTTCACCAGCTTGATCATGGTTTTGATTTTTACGCGCCGCAGACGACGTTGGATGGCTTCGGGCGCAGAATCGTTATCGGATGGTTTGCAATGTGGGAAAGTGACATGCCGGAAAAAGAAGAATTGTGGGCTGGGGCGATGAGCCTTCCGCGCGTTTTGTCCTGCGAAGAGGGCCTTTGGAAATGCCGGCCTCTGCCGGAAATGGCAGGACTTCGCGGAGAGGAAGTGGAACGACGCGGGATCATCATTGAAAATGAAAGACAAATAGAAGGCGTGGAAGGAAATTCTCTGGAGCTTCAGGTTGTTATAGATCCACGACAGGCAGAACAATGCGGTTTGGATCTTCTCGCAAATGAAAGTACAGGGGAGAAAACGAAGCTTGTATATAATACACGCGAGCAACAAATAACACTTGATCGTGAAAAATCCGGCAGGGGCCCGGGGGGCACAAGGACCACAGACGTGGTGCTGGAAAACGGCCTATTGTATCTGCATATCTTTGTTGACCACTCCACGATAGAAGTATTTATGCAGGACGGAGAAAAGGTGATGAGTGCCCGTGTCTACCCCGCAGAAGCGTCTACCGGAGTGCGCTTTTTCAGTGACAGGGCAATGGAACTGGTTGAAATCCGGAAATGGAAGCTTTCAGAAAGTATATCGACTGCAGCACTTGATATGCAGCTGCTGTTAAAAAATGAATAA
- a CDS encoding alpha-glucosidase has protein sequence MEQAWWKETVVYQIYPRSFMDADGDGIGDIAGIISKLDYLQELGIGVIWVCPVYASPNDDNGYDISDYRSIMPEFGTMQDFDRLLVEVHQRGMRLIMDLVINHTSDEHPWFVESRSSKESKYRDYYIWRQPKNDREPNNWGSIFEGSAWEWDEHTKEYFLHVFSRKQPDLNWENPDVRRDLYDMVNWWLDKGIDGFRIDAISHIKKKPGLPNVPNPDNEDYPPSFDGHLNQPGIQTYLEELKKETFDHYDIMTVGEANGVTIEEADAWVGETNGKFNMIFQFDHVDLWGKGGDGRPDIFALKEIFAKWQKGLDGLGWNALFLENHDLPRSVSTWGDADNYWYETATGLATMYFLMQGTPFIYQGQEIGMTNVEFPSIEDYNDVAIRNLYHKERQAGTPHEEIMKTIWKTGRDNSRTPMQWDSGPGAGFTTGTPWLKVNPNYSSINVEQEKKRSLSVFAYYQTLIRLRQEWKTLVYGSFELALSGHPQVMAYTRTLEDTKMLIMVNLYDTKTTCELPEEFTAEAPKLILNNYGAAQSEKPKEIILRPFEAVVYALGGGGA, from the coding sequence ATGGAACAGGCGTGGTGGAAGGAAACAGTTGTTTATCAGATTTATCCGAGAAGCTTCATGGATGCAGATGGGGACGGAATCGGGGATATAGCCGGAATTATTTCGAAGCTCGACTATCTGCAGGAGCTGGGTATCGGGGTGATCTGGGTATGTCCAGTATATGCATCGCCCAACGACGATAACGGATATGACATCAGCGATTATCGGTCGATTATGCCGGAATTTGGGACGATGCAGGATTTTGACAGGCTGCTCGTGGAAGTTCATCAGCGGGGGATGCGCCTGATCATGGATCTGGTCATTAATCATACGTCTGATGAGCATCCGTGGTTTGTGGAATCGCGTTCATCCAAAGAAAGCAAATACCGGGACTACTATATTTGGCGGCAGCCGAAGAATGACCGGGAGCCAAATAACTGGGGATCTATCTTTGAAGGATCAGCCTGGGAGTGGGACGAGCATACTAAAGAGTATTTCCTGCATGTTTTCTCCCGGAAGCAGCCGGATCTGAACTGGGAAAACCCGGATGTCCGCCGTGATTTGTACGATATGGTCAACTGGTGGCTCGATAAAGGAATTGACGGATTTCGTATAGATGCTATTTCCCATATTAAAAAGAAGCCGGGCCTTCCCAACGTGCCGAATCCGGATAATGAAGACTATCCGCCTTCATTCGACGGCCATTTAAACCAGCCCGGCATTCAGACATACCTTGAAGAACTGAAGAAAGAAACGTTCGATCATTACGACATTATGACCGTCGGAGAAGCCAACGGAGTAACCATTGAAGAAGCGGACGCCTGGGTCGGGGAGACAAACGGCAAATTTAACATGATCTTTCAATTTGACCATGTTGATTTGTGGGGAAAAGGCGGTGACGGACGGCCGGACATTTTTGCCCTGAAAGAAATTTTTGCTAAGTGGCAGAAGGGGCTGGACGGCCTAGGGTGGAACGCTTTGTTTTTGGAAAATCATGACCTGCCTCGTTCCGTATCAACGTGGGGAGATGCGGATAACTATTGGTACGAAACGGCTACAGGCCTTGCGACAATGTACTTTTTGATGCAGGGGACCCCGTTCATTTATCAGGGGCAGGAGATCGGTATGACTAACGTCGAATTTCCTTCCATTGAAGATTACAATGATGTTGCCATCCGGAATCTGTACCATAAAGAACGCCAGGCAGGAACGCCGCACGAAGAAATTATGAAAACAATCTGGAAAACCGGCCGCGATAACTCCCGCACGCCGATGCAGTGGGACAGCGGGCCGGGGGCCGGCTTTACGACCGGTACTCCCTGGCTGAAGGTTAATCCAAATTATTCTTCGATTAATGTCGAACAGGAAAAAAAGAGGTCGCTGTCTGTATTTGCTTACTATCAAACATTAATACGGCTGCGTCAGGAATGGAAAACACTTGTATATGGTTCATTTGAGCTTGCGCTTTCAGGCCACCCACAGGTGATGGCGTATACAAGAACTCTTGAGGATACCAAAATGCTTATCATGGTGAATCTGTATGATACTAAAACAACCTGTGAGCTCCCTGAAGAATTCACAGCCGAGGCCCCGAAGCTGATCTTAAATAATTACGGAGCCGCCCAGTCGGAGAAGCCAAAGGAAATCATCCTGCGACCGTTTGAAGCAGTCGTTTATGCTTTAGGAGGTGGCGGCGCATGA
- a CDS encoding carbohydrate ABC transporter permease, producing MRGNREKKNLRWLEVLGIVLGLLWLAPFYLMLVNAFKSKSEIFQGVLGLPASFRFENFIQAFDDLDFLQSLFNSIMITGLSILIIILFSSMAAYALSRNKSKLSTVILFTFVGAMLIPFQAVMIPLVSIFGQVNMLNAGGLIFMYLGFGCSLAIFLYHGALNSIPQALDEAAIIDGANRFQLFWLVIFPLLKPITITVGILNVIWIWNDYLLPSLILSEETATIPLKMYFFFGEYTKQWPLALAGLTIAIIPVIIFYFFAQKQIIKGVSEGAVK from the coding sequence ATGAGGGGTAATAGGGAAAAGAAAAATTTACGATGGCTGGAGGTTTTAGGAATTGTACTGGGCCTGCTTTGGTTAGCTCCTTTTTATTTGATGCTTGTAAATGCATTTAAATCAAAAAGTGAGATTTTTCAGGGTGTCCTCGGGCTGCCTGCAAGTTTTCGATTCGAAAACTTTATTCAGGCGTTTGATGATCTGGACTTTCTCCAATCGTTGTTTAATTCAATCATGATTACAGGTCTTAGTATATTAATTATTATTCTTTTTTCATCAATGGCAGCTTATGCGCTTTCAAGAAATAAAAGTAAGCTAAGTACTGTAATATTATTTACGTTTGTCGGAGCTATGCTGATTCCTTTTCAGGCGGTAATGATCCCGTTGGTTTCTATCTTTGGCCAGGTTAATATGTTGAATGCAGGCGGCCTGATATTTATGTATTTAGGATTTGGTTGCAGCCTGGCTATTTTTCTTTATCACGGAGCTCTAAATTCAATCCCTCAGGCATTGGATGAAGCGGCGATTATTGATGGAGCAAATCGCTTTCAACTATTTTGGCTTGTCATTTTCCCTTTACTAAAACCAATTACTATCACTGTAGGTATTTTAAATGTGATCTGGATATGGAATGATTATTTACTTCCTTCCTTAATACTGAGTGAGGAAACAGCAACAATACCTTTAAAAATGTATTTCTTTTTTGGAGAATATACCAAACAATGGCCTTTGGCGCTGGCTGGGTTGACGATAGCTATAATTCCAGTCATTATTTTCTATTTCTTTGCCCAAAAACAAATTATTAAAGGGGTCTCGGAAGGCGCAGTAAAATAA
- a CDS encoding sugar ABC transporter permease, translating to MKNRSLSYWLFLAPVMISLILVVAVPFIYGFVFSFTNWDGLSIGRFVGLENYVSLVQDEEFMNALWFTIKFAVVTVLLLNVFGLGLALLVTRNIKTNNLLRTVFFMPNLIGGLILGFIWQFIFVNVFDQIGTLLGAESLQGWLSTTQTGFWGMVILTAWQMAGYIMIIYIAYLQSVPMDLIEASKIDGANAFHRFKNVLFPLLAPAFTVSMFLTLSTGFKIYDQNLSLTNGGPFNSTQMLAMDIVRTAFSDNQMAYAQAKAVVFLMIVAVIALAQVYYNKKKEVEM from the coding sequence ATGAAAAACCGAAGCCTTTCGTATTGGTTATTTTTGGCTCCAGTAATGATCAGTTTAATTTTGGTCGTTGCTGTCCCTTTTATCTACGGTTTCGTATTTTCGTTCACCAATTGGGACGGTCTTTCAATCGGCCGTTTTGTAGGGCTGGAGAACTATGTTTCCTTAGTGCAGGATGAAGAGTTTATGAACGCATTATGGTTCACTATCAAATTTGCGGTAGTAACGGTTCTATTGCTGAATGTTTTTGGTCTGGGGCTGGCTTTATTAGTAACAAGAAATATTAAGACTAATAATCTGCTCCGTACAGTCTTTTTCATGCCTAATTTAATTGGAGGTCTTATCTTAGGTTTTATTTGGCAATTTATTTTTGTGAATGTATTTGATCAAATCGGAACACTGTTGGGGGCAGAAAGTCTTCAAGGCTGGCTGTCGACAACTCAGACCGGCTTCTGGGGTATGGTGATTTTAACAGCCTGGCAAATGGCTGGTTATATAATGATTATTTATATTGCGTATCTTCAAAGTGTTCCTATGGATCTTATTGAAGCATCAAAAATTGATGGGGCAAATGCTTTTCATCGCTTCAAAAACGTTCTTTTTCCATTGCTGGCGCCTGCGTTCACGGTGAGTATGTTTTTAACGTTATCGACAGGCTTTAAAATATACGACCAAAATTTGTCTCTCACTAATGGAGGACCTTTCAATTCCACGCAAATGCTTGCGATGGATATCGTACGCACCGCTTTTTCAGATAACCAAATGGCTTACGCCCAGGCAAAAGCAGTTGTATTCCTGATGATTGTAGCTGTTATCGCTTTAGCACAGGTTTATTACAACAAGAAAAAGGAGGTTGAAATGTAA